The segment CTCTCAtgatttctcttttcctcattttgtttgtcTCTTCGGTGCCTCTTTACTGCTTGGCCATCAGCAGGTTTGCACATGTTTATGTCTTCTCTCTGGACCTTTTTCACACACATCAGTTGTCTTATTTTTCACTTCACACTTTTAAATaattcagggagaaaaaagccCACAGAATTTCAACattgtgttgtgttttttttgtaaAACTCAAAAGATAGAGAGGTTTGAGCTTTTTATTCTGAGCATCTAACGATTGCTGACCTCTTTTTGAGAAAATCCTCTGAACACAAgtgtgaagtttattttgtccTGGCTTCACTGCTCActgtcttacctttttttttgttctttttagtaTTATAGATGCATCTTGTTAATTCCTGATATCTATAATAAGCAGCATGTGAAGGAACTAGTGAATATGATCCTAATGAAGATGGGCTTTTCAGGTATGTCTGATATTCCAGTGAAATCCACTTGAATTGAgatagttttctttttcactgaCAAAGTCAATCTAATTCAGTACTTCAGTGAAATGCTTATTCTGAGAGGACCAGTGATGCTTGGACGCTTGCCCAGAGGCTCTTGGGCTTTAACTGATTATTTGTCTTAGGATCCTTACTGTTCCCCAGCTGAGCGCGCCTCTGCCTTTTGTATCTCAGGGATTGTGGTCCATCAGGAGTCTGTGTGCGCCACCTTTGGGAGCGGTTTAAGCAGCACGTGTGTGGTGGACGTTGGAGACCAGAAGACCAGCGTGTGCTGTGTGGAGGATGGGGTCTCTCATCGGAACACGCGGTATGGGACTTGGGAGGAGGCATTCCCTGCCTGTCCTTCCCTCAGTCTATTCAGCTCTAAAGTGTACCAGGTAGAAGGCCTTTTTTTTGGTAAGGAATTATATAGTCAGAGTTTGTGTAAGGAACCAGGAAGATCGTGCAAGTGCCAGTTTAGCAGGGCTGTGAAACAGCTGATTTGACTCTTGCTGCTGGGACTCTGGTGTGCGTTCCCAGCAGCAGGTGGCCCTGGGCTGTGCCGTGTGCTTCCCACGCTCATTAGCTCTGTGTCTTCTGCGGCCTCCTGCAGTAGAGTACCAAGCTTTGTGTAGACAGGTCATGTTGGAGCAAATAGGTTTTCAGGCCCGAATTCTCCAGCTAGCTAGCCTTTGGGGTATTTGCTTGTCTCGTCATAATTTCCCGTCACAGTGAGTGATAAGCCAGTTCATGGTGGCCGCGTCCCTTCACTACAAGAGTTAGTACGGTGACTGTCAGGAGGCGGTCTGCTGCCTGTACTTCCCGAGACAGGCCCAGCACGGGTAAGCGCGCTCAGGTAGTGCACATTCTCTGCTCCCAGGGTGGCTTTTTCAGGACGTTTTAACTCTTCCTGTCCCTCAGTAGGTAGTTTCAGTCTCAAGGTGTGGAAACAAATATAAAAGAGAGCCCAAGCAGTCCGTTGGAAAGGGAGATCCCTAGCCTCCCGCCACAAGTTACAGTGCACGCTGAGCCCGCGATCGGGTATTCGGGCTCATCCATTATCTGTGTGTTCTACTGCCATTATTACCAAAGCGGGGAGACAACACCGGAGCCAGGTCTCCCGCCACTCAAATAACAGCAGTGGTTTTCCCGAACCAGAGCTATTCATTTAGTGGATAGTATTCTCTAAGATTTTTCACCCATAAGTTTGTGTCCTGCATCACTGCCTGCCATCTCTGTACACTGGTGAACGTAGTCAAATAGCTACCATGTGGGAAACACACTGACCCAGAAATGAGCTGGATTTATTACTGTGCATCCTGTCTCTTGGAGACTATGCAAATGGCGTGATTGCTTCTAGTACATGCCACTGGATTTGCTAGAGTtagttccctttctccctcccatccatccattccATTCTTTCACTCTTTAATTGACTCCTGCAACAGACATTTCTGGAAACTTGCCGTGTTTCACTTTGCCTAACTGCGTTTTTGAAAGACCTCTGCACCTTCTTCACCAACAGATTATGCCCATCTGCCCTCTTCTCCTCTAGGCTTTGTCTGGCGTATGGAGGCTCTGACGTGTCACGGTGCTTTTACTGGCTGATGCAGCGCGCTGGGTTCCCTTACAGAGAATGCCAGTTAACAAATAAAATGGACTGCCTTCTTCTGCAGCACCTTAAAGAGACTTTTTGTCATTTAGATCAGGTGGGGAGCAAAACCAAAATTGctggttatttttgttttcaggaaAAATTTAAGGTATTTAAAAGGCAATTGAATTAACTACATCATGGTATGGTACCCTTTCAACCCATGCTGATAGGGCCTGGAAGCCGAAGCTCTTAAGGAGTGCGAGTTTTTAGGAAGGTCAGAGCTGTGAGGATGTGTCTTAGGCTCTAGAAGACATGGTTAGTGTTTTCAGCAAATCTCTCTCTTTAGGATCTGTGATCGTTCTGATAAAGGATGAAGGTAAATGTTCAGCTGTGATGAATAGCAGCAGGCAAATATATAGGTACAGACATTTAATGACATGGCATCTTTTGAAACACTTTCTCAGTATTGTGAACATTTAATTATTGTACATGGCTTACTGCTActttatgctttttgtttttgtaccTTTTTCGAGTagtaaaattctaaataaaaagtttgagaaacaagACTGGATAACATTTCCCATTTGTATTGAGGGAATTTGTTGATTGATTTGGGTCCTTGCATTTGTGTTTatcaataatgaagaaaatacaaaatgcagGAAATTTCAGAATTGTTAAAAGGGAAGCAAGGTATGGTTGAACTCTTGTTTTACGAAGTTCCAGGGAGACTGGTAGAAGCTATAGGACAGCCTTTCAATAGGTGAGATGTAGGTGGTTGAGAGGCTTAACTGTAATTTGAAGAGTTTACATGTACTTTTACTGATTCACTGACAGCGTCTTTTCCTGGAATCAGGACATCTCTGGGCTTCAGGACCATGAGTTTCAGATTCGACATCCAGATTCCCCGGCCCTACTTTACCAGTTTCGATTAGGAGATGAAAAACTGCAGGTAACAAATGGGTGTATATTTCCTGGGTAGAAAGAAAGCCAGCCAGGTGCAGTCAGACTGAGAGAATATGTACTTTCTGGAAGCCTCGTGGGGTCAGAAAGTCAGCCGGTCATAGATACGCACTGTCCCAACATATAAGCCTCTgagtacaaattaaaacaaattggAGAACCGTCTTTTTGATTAGCCACTCTGTGGCTGTTACTTAAGGAGAGAGGCACCATTTTTTTAGGAGTAATAAAGTAGGTTAATAGGCACTGACTGTACATTTGCTTTGAGATCTTTTCTCTGGTATCATCTCACCTGTTCAGTTGGCTGACAAGTGAGCTTTCTGGCCTCTTGTGCACTGAAGAAATAGTGCTACTCCCAAAAGACACTGCTTGCACAGTCTAGCttgcagttttatttttgaaagaacaGAACGTAATGGATCAGGTTTTTTTCAGGAGGCAGTAACTTGGGCTGTTGATTCTTCTTCCATGCACAGGCTCCAATGGCTTTGTTTTACCCTGCAACATTTGGAATCGTTGGACAGAAAATGACAACTTTGCAGCACAGATCTCAGGGTGACCCTGAAGATCCTCACGATGAACATTACCTGCTGGCCACGCAGAGCAAGCAGGAACAGGTCTGCAGTAATCGGTGTGAGAGGAGATGGTTTTGTCCCTGTAAGAGAAGTTTGCCCATAATTAATGGAGCATTGCAATCACTGCAATCTGATACCATGCTAGAGCTGATACTGTTTTTAGAATTGGAGATGAAATGAAGCCTAAATTTAAAATCTGGACAGACATAAATTTATTCAGTAGGCATTAAtccagttttcagagtattttaAACTTAATTCAGTAAAGATACTTCCCTTTTGGTATATGTTGTTTACTGATATTACCTGCTTTTGAATATTTACCCCATAGTAAGTATTTGTAGTAAAATCTcacttgttttttaattataatgtgaaaAGTATGGCATAAGCAAAGAGCTGAATTCCTTTGTCCAAAGCTCATCCCAGTATGTCTGATGGCACAAAATAAAGCTCTTAACCTGGTAATGAAACAGCAGGAATTCATGCAGGAGAGAAACAGAGGGTTGCAAACCTTTTCTAGTCTTTGCTCCTGTCCCAAAGGTGAGCATGAAGTAGTTAGATAAGGTCTGAAAATGAGGATTCCATAGCAGCCACTGACTCAAGAATCCCGCTGAAATGCTCCACTTTAAAAACAGTTCAGCAGGGAGCGGCCGTCCGTACTGCCGTGATACCGTTTCTAAACTCCGGGCAGTAATACTAAGGCTCTGAGGCCGGCTGCCTGCCAGCGTCTGCGTGGGAGTCGCCAGCGCGCCCTCACCTGTCTCCTAGCTTTCCGTCCCAGGTTATCCGCGAGTGGGTGCCAGGGCTTGGTtgtagggtggggtggggaggggtgagatCTAGCTGGAGACCGTCGGCGGATCCCGTTGTAGCCACCCACCCACCTGATCGTTCTTTTGATTGACTGACAGTCCGCAAAAGCTACTGCTGACCGGAAGTCTGCATCTAAACCCACTGGATTTGAAGGGGATCTTCGTGGCCAGTCCTCTGACCTTCCAGAAAGACTCCATGCCCAGGAAGTGGATTTGGGATCCTCCCAGGGCGACTGTCTGATGGCTGGCAATGATTCTGAGGAGGCCCTCACTGCCCTGATGTCCAGGAAGACGGCCATCTCACTGTTTGAAGGGAAAGCTCTGGGCCTGGATAAAGCCATCCTGCACAGCATAGACTGCTGTTGTAAGCACATTAGGGCAGCTGGGGGTTAGCAAGTAAATGCGTTGGGTCAGGTTTAGGGTGCAGTTGTGCAGCGTGGCATATTCAGTCAGAAACTGTCAGGCACCTGTGTTGTGCCGGCATTGTCAGGAGCTGAGAGTGGGTTCCCGGCCTGGTTGGGCACACAGCCCAGTGGAGGAGACCACAGTAGGTTAAATCATCACACAAACGTGACACCACGACTGTGGCAGATGCTGTAGAGTGCTGCTGACAGCGCTTGTCATTGAGGGATTTGCCTAGGGGTGTTTACTAAAGAGGAAGAGGTAtggagggcaggggcagagaaGGCTTTCTTGAGGACGAGCCACTTGAGAAGGATCTGGGGGGTGAGTGGGGATCAGCCTGTCACAGATGGAGTGACATTCCAAGCAGAGGATGGAGCCTGTGTGAAGGCCGGTGCGGCTGGGAGGCGGGGTGTGAATGGCGGGCCTAGTTCTGGGAGCAGCAGGCTCAGGGGCCAGGACGGCAGCACGCCCACACTTGAGCCTTGCAGGGTTCCTCAGGCTGTGTTGTTAGGGATGGGCTGGGGGGAGCTCGAGGGGCTTGGCCCCAGGTGGTGGTCAGGGGAAAGCGTGTGGAAGGGATAGCCTTGTCTTTTCAGCATctgatgataccaaaaagaagatGTACAGCTCCATTCTGGTGGTGGGAGGCGGTCTGATGTTTCATAAAGCTCAAGAATTTCTGCAGCAcagaattctcaacaaaatgccACCTTCGTTCAGGCGAATTATTGAAAACGTAGATGTGATCACAAGGCCCAAGGTGGGTTGCTCGTGGTGCTGGCTGGACTGTATGTAAATGAAATCAGCAATGATTATTTCTAATTGTAATTATTTGGACAGATAAAATACTGGGAGGCACGGGCTTTTGTCTGGGGGGTTCTTGAGGACTTGGGGCAGGTGGAGAACTTACTTTTCAGCAGGTCTCGGATGTGGCTAAAGAAGCTGTGGACCAGGGGTGTGGAATTCTGCCTTGTATTCCCTGCTGTGCTCACCGAACTAGCACCCTGACCTCTGTCTGTGGGGGCAGAGGGTGGGCAAGGAGCCAGAACAGCTCCATTTTTGCCTCGTTAAGAATCTGCTGCtggtccctggaccagatgaTGTGTAAGGGTGTTTTGGGTTTGAACTACTAGCTTGAAGCATCAGCCCTGGAATTCAGAAACAGAATGTCTATTTCATGTTACAGTTCCTGGGAAtgtgtttatttaaatttaatcctGAGGGAGGCATTATGGGATATATTTTTTGCACCCTATCTTCAAAATAAGTTACTCCCTTATGTTCCTGCCTGTAGGGCCTATTTGTAGAATAATAGTGAATAGTGGCATTTTCAGCCACAGAAACTAAAGTTTTCTTGTCAGCTGGAGCACAAAGATGGCTGTAGTTCATGGTCGGGCAGGATGGGTCTTAAATGAAGGTTGGAAATCTGGCTTCTTAGGTACTGACTCAGCCAGGCTTTTCGTACCCCCAGATTCAAATGAAGGATTGTATGTCTTGTCTGCTTTAGCCAGAATGCCTTTACCACTCCCCTAGGACATGGATCCTCGGCTGATTGCGTGGAAAGGCGGGGCGGTGCTGGCTTGTCTGGACACGACCCAGGAGCTGTGGGTCTACCAGAGAGAGTGGCAGCGCTTCGGTGTCCGCATGTTGCGGGAGCGGGCCGCTTTTGTGTGGTGACGGGGGCCGAGAGCGGCACTGCCGAAGACCCGGAACAAGCCTCTTGGTATAAAAGACTCTTACAGAATATATGTATCTTAACTTGTTGATGTAGATGCTCAAGTTTCATggcaaataaatgaattttaacttATGTTAAGGACATGAGACTGACGCGAAATTATAAGCTGTTTTTGTAGTCAGGATGTTCGAGAAGGAATATGAACTTCCCCCTCGGTGGTTCACTCCCCAGTGGTAGATGCTGCTACCAGGCGGTTCTCCAGCGGCGAATCCTTCACATAAGGTGACCTCTGAGTGTCGTCAGGCACTCTCCACGCAGCCACGAGGGGTGCGCGTGGCTTGTGTTCCTGAACCGCGGGAACCGTTTGGTCGTGCCGTTGTCCCTCTCGTCCGGTACTGCAAGCACACGTCTGGTCCGTGCGTGCTCTTAGCCAAAtgaggggcggggtgggggcacTCATTTTCTGTTGGATTGCAAAATAAAGATTGGGGGCCTATTCAGGCCTAGATTTCCAGAGGCAGATTTAAGGCCTGACTGGCATTTGTTATCCAATATGCTCTTGGGTAGGCTTGGGGAaagagggtttgtttttttttttgtcaaaaacAGAGCAAAATGAAAAAACGTACTTTCTTCCTGAGGTCAAACAAATGGTTTAGGCATGATTTAGAGTTGACTTGGGTTGCACAGATAAACACGGTGACTGCTGTGACCACCACTGACTTAAGCACCAAGCCCCCCCAAGTGTTCCCTCGCCCGAAGAAGCAGGCGGAAGCTTTTGGAGCTCTTCGTGTTCAGTAAGATCATCCGGCCTTAGTCTGTGGGCTCTGAAGCAAAGTTAAATACAGCTATTCTACCAGAGGTCCAGGCCTCAGGGAAGCCTTCTGAGCCCCTGGCCTGAAGGGAAGGCATTGTCTGCAGACGGGAATCAAGAACCAGTCAGGGAGCCCGGCctgggggcccagggcccagggcccagggcggACTGGGAGAGTGCCCGAGCCCCACCATTCCCTGCCAGGTACCTGCGCGGCTGGAGATGGGAGTGGGGTTGGGGAAGAGGGAGAAGCAGGGATAAGAGATGGCGGTCCGAGTGGAAGACAGACAGAATAAGGAAGATCAGAAGCCTTCAGACGTGAAATGCTGGTACTGGAACATTCTGCATAAACAGGACCACCCTACACATTTGCTAAGTAGGTGAGGAACAAAAAAGATCCACCAGTGTAACAAAATCTTACCCGGCTAGTACTATTTGGGATGTGTGCCTTCAATTTGAAAAGAattctttagtttttaaatttaacaaaatacataGTATTCATTTTATGGTTTGGGGTTGCTTCAACACAATGTAGTATTGACTACCTACTTCCAAAGGCATAAGTGTTGTTGTTTATAATAGTTTTTCACAGAATAGCATACTGCTCTTACTAGTGGTCCAAGTTTTGACATAAGCCATGTCCGTCTTCTGTTACCAGCACTTACCAGCACCGTGAAAACTGATCGTGACAAATAAGTGACCTTTTCCACATTAAACACACTGCCTCAGCCATTACTAAGTATCTGCTTGTCAAGCTGGACATGGTGAGTTTTTAATACATGCTTCTTTATTTTGGTTCTTATCCATAAGGCATGTATTTGTAGAAGCACGGCCCTTTAAGGATAATCCACAAATTCATTTTAAGTCATCCACCCAAAACTGACCCACGTTGTAGAGCAGATTAAGTATTACACTGTGTGAAAGCCAAACATTCCTTAAAAAGTATGTATGTTAATATAAATAACCTTTAGGTGACCCCTGTACTAGGAAAATGaagcttttataaaaataaaaagttgaggAAGACTTAAAATACTACCATCCATCTGTATATGTGTAACTGGTAGTTTTTTACTTAAGTAAACCattatatttcacttaaaaacacAATTATCTCAAAAGGGCTAACTTCCAAACTAACAGGAATGATTCTTGTTTTGAACATGAAAAGTTAGGTAGTAACCAGGAAACTGAACTCTGACAGTGACCTCTAATATGTGACTTTTGACAAAAATAGACATCACGTCTGCAagtgatgtgtcttggtgttcatGTCAACAGTGACCTGGGCAGAAGTCATGGAGGACACGGACCTGGCTCAGACAGGGAAGGCCCTATGCAAATCCCACATATACAAATAATTACACACATGCCGGGTCATCTGGTCGGCAAAGATGGGTGCAGCTTAttgcctatttttcttttcttaaagatGTGTGTTGCAAAGGGTTTTTAACCTGTGAAATTATTGAGTTAATAAGGGCTTCTTAAATTTGGTATTCATTAAACTCAAATGTTACAGAGCCACACAGTTGTAGCTACAGTGCAGTTTGTGGACTATTCCGGAGTGGATATTCAGCGGGAAGATGGTCGATCATTGCATtatcagaacagttaacaattcTGCATTATAACTATTTTTGGTTTTCAGGTATGAAGTTAGCTTTATAATTATAAATCTAGCTTCCACTCTCTAGTAGTACCATCATCAGTGATATTTGTAGCGATTCTGCCGGCATACAGTGCCTAATCCAAGGCCTATGTATTCGTGTATGAATCCTCCCTATCGCCAAAGcaggggtgtggtgtgtgtgcacaCTTACAAAACAATCCTCTGTAAGTAGCCCATACAGGAAGCTTCAAAATCACCACAGATGCCTTGTTCCCCCTGTAACTGGATGGGTAGGAAGGCTTCAAGGTCTCTCACCTCTCGTGGGTGGGCTGCAAGGAGGAGCAGCTATTGTGGCAGGCTCACAGCCCTTTTCCCCACGGCATGCTGCCTGGCACGGAGAAGTTCTCTGCAGAGAGCAGCAGCGTCCTTCATGAGGCGGTACTTGGGGCAGACTCGGAGTGCGTTGTAATCATCTTTGGTATCAGTCTCTCTGAAGTGGACTACCATGTATTTGTGGAGGTGACTCTGGCTTCTCAGGTCACTGCAGAAGAGGTTAAAGGCGAGCGGGAACAGGTCTTGAGAGTTGCCACACGTTTCATCACACACAGTGTTGACATCgttggaaagaaggaaaatgactTTATCCACTGCTGTGTTCTGCGTCGTGAGCCACTGCACTGGGCCCATCtcagctattttctttttctgccacTCTTCAAGGATAACCTCACTTCCACAGTGGTCTCGGAGAAATTCAGTGAAATAGCACACTGTGTGATGGAAACATATTTCCGATGGGTAAACCACAAGAACCTTAACGGGGGGCGCCGATGCAGTGGGGGAGGAAGGCTTCATCCTTTCTGTCGGGAGGAGAAAAGCATTTGTCACCTATGAAGAGCAGACAGCAGGCTTTCACTCAGCCATCGCTACTAAACGAACCTTTGCAAGGGACCCCAGCTCAGCACCTCTGCTGTTACAGCCACCAATGGAAATACCCTCATGTTCTTTTTGAACACATCGCCTGAAACACTGATGCTTAAACCTTAAAGATGCTTTAAAAGATGTCTTTTCTAAGCCCCTACCACTAAAGCATTCCCCTTAATCAAgccattatcttttcaaataagtttATAGAAATCGTTTAGGTTTAAAGAGCTTTGATTAGGCGGGGCGTTGTGATTTTAGACTGACGTTTAGTGCCATATACAGGGAGGTACCTGACCGCGGCCTTCACACTACATTTTGAGTTGATTCAACTTAGTAGCTCCATCTGCCACCTGCAGGTGGGTTCCTTACAGTTGCGTAAAGTTAAGTGGTCCCTACAGAACAGAGACTGTGTAGAAAAAAATACTCTTAACTCCTACAGGCCGATATCTATCCCCTGCATAGACATATTCCTGAGGTCAGAGTTGTCTCAGCTCAGATCATGGTGCTAATCTTGTTCCATCTGCAACATAACAGAAGACTTCAAAGGctgcttttatattttcttttttccatgtgGAGAAGAGAAGAAACAGGTCTTCAGTGAGCTTCTCTCTAGCTGTGTATCAGTATAAATACCTGGGTTTCTGTATTGAATTCCTCAGTGTTCTAGAGTTGGAAAGGTCCTTAGAGCATGTGACTCCAGTAAGGGTTTCACACCTTGGAAGATTTGTTTTTTGAAATAGGAACTAGCATAGAATACCTAGCCCAGGCAAAATGCAATTTGTTTTAgctgtcttttgcccatttctgtACCTGCAGGTACCTCAAGGGTAAACATGAAACAGGTGATAGTGACCAGGTCTAGAGATCTGAGCCTTGCTTTGCCGTGGTATATGGCATCCAGCGATTACCCCAGTCTTTTTAGGGGAGCTCTAAGGCAGTAAATAAGTCCTATTTTACTCTTGCCTAATGCCAAAATGTGATAGCTTCTACAGggatctcctttaaaaaaaattcaaagggtCATTTCCTCATTCAGGTTTCTTGAAAGAACTGAATTCTATCCCTTACCGTGCCTCCACATTAGGTAGATCCCAGCCGTCAGCACCCACGTGGCCGTCAGCAGAGCTACTGAGAGGAGAGGCAGCCAGCCGCCCGACACGCTTCTGCCTGGGGAAAAACAGCTCAGTCACCTTCAGGAGAATACCGTGTACCTTGTGGAAGTTTAGATCCCTTCAAAACCAAGGGTCAGCAGGTCTTCAGGGGGTATGCAGACTGGTGTTTTTCTACAGTGTCCAGATTGTTCATTAAATTCTCAAAAGGTATGGGGGACCCAGGAGGTTAAAAAAGGTCTCTAGAAGCACTTTGGTTTCTCACCCCCCGTACACACAGGCATTTTCACTGTGGGCACCAGAGCGTGCATTTTTGTTACAACGAATTAATGTTACTCTGGGTGCAGTTACTTAATACATACTATGCACAGATGCCATTTTTAAAGGCTGTTTTGTTAGGCTGACAAATGTGGCGCTCATGCCGCCCCGACAGGAGTGTCCGTCAGGTGAGCTCAGGCACACAGCAGTACTCGGGAGTCCCCGGGCCTGCGCCGGCACAGAGGGCAGGATTGTCAGGCACCTGGGCCGTCTTCAGTCGGCGTGGCTGACTTGAAGAATAACACCTTCCAACTTGTGACCCACCCCTGGGCTACTTCCAGAAACATTGTATTTGTCCATCTATAAAGAAGGTATTCATATCTCTAGGCCCAGAGAGACATTTCCCAGCACATGGTGCTCTCAGGCATCAATAAGTGGTGTCTCTTGGTGCCAGAATTCCTAATTTCTTAGGCATATGTTGGCTGTGTGACTACATCAAGTTACAGCAGCAAATGGGCCGGGCCCCCGAGACCCACAAGGAAATGAGAGCACAGTGGGAGACGTGCTCTTAAATACACGATCCTTTTACACCATTGACTTTTCAGCAGATTCTTGCGGCCCTTTGCACATCCATTTTGCAGTCTTTATTTCTTCCCCATGTATATATCCTGCTTCAGAAAGGATACTGAAGTGATTTTCTAAGTAAAGGGTTCGTTCCTCTCAGCTCACAGGCTCTCTGGCACAGCACTGCCACCTTCCTCTGCACCCCAGCGCCCCGCCAGGCAGGCAggcaccctgcccctttaaacaTCCTGCGGCAGTGACTGGCACTTACTGTTATCCGGAGGGAAGGGGACACCTGCCTGTGGGCAAAGCACGACAGCTCCTTTGCGTCGGATGCAGTCGTTGCCGCAAGTCTGGAAATAGGGGGTCAgctgtggggagaggagaggtTCAGGGAGTCCCCACCACCCCTGGAGCAAATAGTGTGTATGTATCTCTGCATTATTTCTGCTTCAGCCAAAACTCTCCCCCGTTTCTAGCATTATAATAGGACATTTTTTTGTCTTGGTCACACTTCTGTAATAAAATCCTAAAACCAGACCAGTGACCCAAGACCAAAACACCTTCTGTGACTCCTGGGTTGTGAATTTAAACTTTGTACATGTTACTAACCTGTTAGTTTCCTTATCTAAACGGGTGAGATCATTCCTAGTACATATACAAATACTTCCTCTTAAAAAACAGAGCGGTAGAGCTCCTGTTGACATACGACTTCCCTGGGCCCTAGGAAAGTAGTTCCCTGGAAAAAGGGTGCGGTCATAAGACGCTGAGAGCGTCAGCTCCCTGGACGTGTCCGAGCCTTTATGTTCCAGGGAAGGAAAAGCCAGCGCTCCTTAGAACTCGGGTGTGGCTGTGTCCCTCTGGGTCCTGCCACGGCCCTACATCATAAACTCAGAATTGCAAGAGACCTGAGCATCTGCTCATCCAATTTCTGTTTTCCAGGTGAGTGAACTAGCCTTGAGAGGACAGGCAGTTGGCTTTCATAGTTCCTATACTAATTAGGAACCCAAACCTGATTTTAAATCCTGTGTTGCTTCATATTGCaggtaaaattgaaaataaaatgatccTCCTATCTCAGAATTATTCTGAGGCTCTGAGATAGAAATAGAAGCACTTGGGGAAGGCAGCAGCAGGGCTGTGACCGCACGGCCAGCTTCCTGGGTTCCCTGCGGGAGATCCCGAGGGGGTCCCCGTTCCCTCGGTGTGAGCCTGCTGCAGGGGCCGGCTGGGAGGGGCTCGCCAGCAGCAGTCAGTCATTCTCCTGGCCCCCCACCGCACCCCACAGGGAC is part of the Manis pentadactyla isolate mManPen7 chromosome 1, mManPen7.hap1, whole genome shotgun sequence genome and harbors:
- the IL17RB gene encoding interleukin-17 receptor B isoform X3; translation: MAQTIQCGSESGPSPEWMAQHTLTPGDLRELRVEPVKSKVATEDYSILMNVSWVLRADASILLLKATKICVTSRSKVRSYHCMRCNYTEAFQTQTRPSGGKWAFSYTGFPVEPDTLYFIGAHNIPTAGMDGDSPSMSVNFTSPGCLDHVMRYKKRCIEAGSLWDPHITACKKNETTVEVNFTTSPLGNTYMALIKNKSVLGLSYVSEDRLTRTSVAIPVSGESEGAVVQLTPYFQTCGNDCIRRKGAVVLCPQAGVPFPPDNSRSVSGGWLPLLSVALLTATWVLTAGIYLMWRHERMKPSSPTASAPPVKVLVVYPSEICFHHTVCYFTEFLRDHCGSEVILEEWQKKKIAEMGPVQWLTTQNTAVDKVIFLLSNDVNTVCDETCGNSQDLFPLAFNLFCSDLRSQSHLHKYMVVHFRETDTKDDYNALRVCPKYRLMKDAAALCRELLRARQHAVGKRAVSLPQ
- the IL17RB gene encoding interleukin-17 receptor B isoform X2, translated to MMKSQLHYKFLNGADDSVWLRIRPVPRVDGPTHSDPRRLAGAPSGTCQKQSGNRGLFNSDERKLGTPGRCQHPLAEGHQDLRDKQKQGPVLPLHEVQLHRGLPDSNQTLWGQSFPVEPDTLYFIGAHNIPTAGMDGDSPSMSVNFTSPGCLDHVMRYKKRCIEAGSLWDPHITACKKNETTVEVNFTTSPLGNTYMALIKNKSVLGLSYVSEDRLTRTSVAIPVSGESEGAVVQLTPYFQTCGNDCIRRKGAVVLCPQAGVPFPPDNSRSVSGGWLPLLSVALLTATWVLTAGIYLMWRHERMKPSSPTASAPPVKVLVVYPSEICFHHTVCYFTEFLRDHCGSEVILEEWQKKKIAEMGPVQWLTTQNTAVDKVIFLLSNDVNTVCDETCGNSQDLFPLAFNLFCSDLRSQSHLHKYMVVHFRETDTKDDYNALRVCPKYRLMKDAAALCRELLRARQHAVGKRAVSLPQ
- the ACTR8 gene encoding actin-related protein 8, producing MTQAEKGDAENGKEKGGEKEKEQRGVKRPIVPALVPESLQEQIQSNFIVVIHPGSTTLRIGRATDTLPASIPHVIARRHKQQGQPLYKDNWLLREGLNKPESNEQRQNGLKMVDQAIWSKKMSNGTRRIPVSPEQARSYNKQMRPAILDHCSGNKWTSTSHHPEFLVGEEALYVNPLDCYSIHWPIRRGQLNIHPGPGGSLTAVLADIEVIWSHAIQKYLEIPLKDLKYYRCILLIPDIYNKQHVKELVNMILMKMGFSGIVVHQESVCATFGSGLSSTCVVDVGDQKTSVCCVEDGVSHRNTRLCLAYGGSDVSRCFYWLMQRAGFPYRECQLTNKMDCLLLQHLKETFCHLDQDISGLQDHEFQIRHPDSPALLYQFRLGDEKLQAPMALFYPATFGIVGQKMTTLQHRSQGDPEDPHDEHYLLATQSKQEQSAKATADRKSASKPTGFEGDLRGQSSDLPERLHAQEVDLGSSQGDCLMAGNDSEEALTALMSRKTAISLFEGKALGLDKAILHSIDCCSSDDTKKKMYSSILVVGGGLMFHKAQEFLQHRILNKMPPSFRRIIENVDVITRPKDMDPRLIAWKGGAVLACLDTTQELWVYQREWQRFGVRMLRERAAFVW